The Streptomyces sp. NBC_00691 genome has a segment encoding these proteins:
- a CDS encoding DUF7822 domain-containing protein, whose protein sequence is MANRSYLYSADSMPNAAEIPQHVRCISEHNGDIPLAHKLMVGHRTTIVPSMIWNPPIGIAADYTAGAALLRDLLRAVGKGLEDDTEFAACVARTTAHLAQQQAKYFLLETGEIISLSGDDPAASVQRLVSTDIPDVVARAEAAIAGRDDDWLASLRTDWHRHFASFYSEALYFSFPN, encoded by the coding sequence ATGGCGAACCGTTCATATCTCTACTCCGCGGACTCGATGCCGAACGCGGCGGAGATCCCCCAGCACGTCCGATGCATATCCGAGCACAACGGGGACATCCCGCTCGCGCACAAACTCATGGTGGGGCACCGGACGACGATCGTCCCGTCCATGATCTGGAACCCCCCGATCGGTATCGCCGCGGACTACACCGCCGGGGCGGCACTGCTCCGCGACCTCCTGCGCGCGGTCGGCAAGGGCCTGGAGGACGACACCGAGTTCGCCGCCTGCGTTGCCAGGACCACCGCCCACCTCGCACAGCAGCAGGCGAAGTACTTCCTCCTCGAGACAGGGGAGATCATCTCGCTGTCAGGTGACGACCCGGCAGCGAGCGTGCAGCGCCTGGTATCCACGGACATCCCGGACGTCGTCGCCAGGGCCGAAGCGGCCATCGCCGGCCGCGACGACGACTGGCTGGCCTCACTCCGAACCGACTGGCACAGACACTTCGCCTCCTTCTACAGCGAAGCGCTCTACTTCTCGTTCCCCAACTGA
- a CDS encoding class I SAM-dependent methyltransferase, whose amino-acid sequence MDSVSVNRRFWNQLSSAYQRDHDPQIGAAPRLWGMYSVPDAQLQALGDVAGKRVLELGCGAGQWSRVLAAEGALVVGFDLSEAQLGAAAGAMGAARYALVQGAAEQLPFADGSFDLVFCDFGGLSWAPPRLAVPQVARVLGRGGRLVFNVASPWFEACYDEAAGRVTTTLRQDYFGLDAIAEGDGAVSYQLTYGDWVRVLRGAGLIIDDLIEPRPGPGVLNGYNETDPPDWAHRWPAELLWVARRP is encoded by the coding sequence GTGGACAGTGTCTCGGTCAACCGGCGGTTCTGGAATCAGCTCAGCAGTGCCTACCAGCGCGATCATGATCCGCAGATCGGTGCCGCACCCCGGCTGTGGGGCATGTACTCCGTGCCCGACGCGCAGCTGCAGGCCCTGGGTGACGTTGCCGGCAAGCGCGTCCTCGAGCTCGGCTGTGGTGCCGGCCAGTGGTCCAGGGTGCTTGCCGCCGAGGGCGCCTTGGTGGTCGGGTTCGACCTGTCAGAGGCCCAGCTCGGCGCGGCGGCGGGAGCGATGGGGGCGGCCCGCTATGCGCTGGTGCAGGGTGCTGCCGAACAACTTCCCTTCGCCGACGGCAGTTTCGACCTGGTCTTCTGTGACTTCGGCGGCCTCAGCTGGGCTCCTCCGCGGTTGGCTGTTCCGCAGGTCGCGCGTGTTCTGGGCCGGGGCGGGCGTCTGGTGTTCAACGTCGCCAGTCCGTGGTTCGAGGCGTGTTACGACGAAGCCGCCGGCCGTGTGACGACCACGCTGCGGCAGGACTACTTCGGGCTCGACGCGATCGCGGAGGGCGACGGCGCGGTCAGCTATCAGCTGACCTACGGCGACTGGGTCAGGGTGCTGCGCGGAGCGGGTCTGATCATCGACGATCTCATCGAGCCGCGGCCCGGACCGGGTGTGCTCAACGGATACAACGAGACCGACCCGCCGGACTGGGCGCACCGCTGGCCGGCGGAACTGCTCTGGGTGGCCCGCAGACCGTGA
- a CDS encoding GNAT family N-acetyltransferase, with amino-acid sequence MTVVLRGDALELTPAGPDDVPALAAIRATPQVRERWRGGPDLASEITNDLADPDTHCLTVRSDGRIVGMIQWYAEEDPDYRHAGIDLFLDPSVHGRGLGTDAVRTLAHHLVHDLGYHRLVIDPAADNSPAIRCYTKAGFRPVGIMRQYERGTDGTWHDGLLMDLLAEDLLQSDI; translated from the coding sequence ATGACCGTCGTACTGCGGGGCGATGCCCTGGAACTGACCCCGGCCGGGCCCGACGACGTACCCGCGCTGGCGGCCATCAGAGCCACACCCCAGGTCCGCGAACGCTGGCGCGGCGGGCCCGATCTGGCGTCCGAGATCACCAACGACCTCGCCGACCCGGACACCCACTGTCTGACAGTCCGCAGCGATGGCCGGATCGTCGGCATGATCCAGTGGTACGCGGAGGAGGACCCCGACTACCGCCACGCGGGCATCGACCTGTTTCTCGACCCGTCCGTGCACGGACGGGGACTCGGCACCGACGCCGTACGCACCCTCGCCCACCATCTGGTCCACGACCTTGGCTACCACCGTCTGGTCATCGACCCGGCCGCCGACAACTCCCCCGCAATCCGCTGTTACACCAAGGCCGGTTTCCGGCCGGTAGGCATCATGCGACAGTACGAGCGCGGCACCGACGGCACCTGGCACGACGGACTCCTGATGGACCTGCTGGCAGAGGACCTGCTCCAGAGCGACATCTGA
- a CDS encoding MarR family winged helix-turn-helix transcriptional regulator yields the protein MSRRDAAHGASDAIGSALYGLATRAVRRLPRDMSLTSAATLATLDKTGPRRITDLAVSEGVTQPAMTVLVRVLEESGLVERKGDPADKRVTLVCVTEAGASYVRTRRQAGVDAYARLIDGLARDEVEALAAALPALIHLAELDSHAREESDR from the coding sequence ATGAGCCGCAGAGACGCCGCGCACGGCGCTTCCGATGCCATCGGGTCAGCCCTCTACGGTCTGGCCACCAGGGCCGTAAGACGCCTTCCCCGCGACATGAGCCTGACGTCCGCCGCCACCTTGGCCACCCTGGACAAGACCGGACCGCGACGGATCACCGATCTGGCGGTGTCCGAGGGCGTCACCCAGCCCGCGATGACCGTCCTGGTCCGGGTGCTGGAGGAATCCGGGCTGGTCGAGCGGAAGGGCGATCCTGCCGACAAGCGGGTCACGCTGGTGTGCGTGACCGAGGCCGGCGCGTCGTACGTCCGGACGCGACGCCAGGCGGGCGTCGACGCGTACGCACGGTTGATCGATGGACTCGCCAGGGACGAGGTCGAGGCCTTGGCGGCAGCCCTTCCGGCGCTGATCCATCTGGCGGAGCTCGACAGCCACGCCCGAGAGGAGTCGGACCGGTGA
- a CDS encoding MFS transporter: MSTALIRPQARLLVPALLFIALVVAAVASLGTPLITSVATTFHVSLDSAQWTLTIALLSGAVATPVLGRLGAGPHRRTTILATLAIVVVGSALTVLPLPFTWLLVGRAAQGVGLGLTALMMGVARDHLPEESGATTIALISVVSIIGAGVGYPLAALLAEFGGLRAAYGLGLLVTALAFVTAWRSMPAAPQGRTARVNVAGALVLTGGLLLALLLAGERGLWSRHLALAVALAITAVLLLCGWTVSELRTKNPLVDVRAVRHPAVAGANIAMFVGGSGMYLLLTLITRYAQTPRDAGYGFGLTTFAAGLVLIPFSVLGFVAGKLTPRVRARIDGPLLLAGSAAIVGGGFVLFATARSSVAELLAAMGVLGFGVGSFSAAMPGVILAVTPKSETSSAMSFNYVVRSVGYSLGSAIGGLVLAAGTAAGRLFPDDDAYTTAALVGVVAMAITTMAGLALARRPEAPSITAPTGVRGPGRSGRTGS; the protein is encoded by the coding sequence ATGAGTACTGCCCTGATACGCCCCCAGGCACGTCTGCTGGTTCCCGCCCTGCTGTTCATCGCCCTGGTCGTGGCGGCCGTCGCCAGCCTCGGGACGCCCCTCATCACCAGCGTGGCGACCACGTTCCACGTCTCCCTCGACAGCGCGCAGTGGACGCTGACCATCGCCCTGCTCAGCGGCGCCGTCGCCACACCCGTCCTCGGCCGGCTCGGAGCCGGTCCGCACCGGCGGACCACGATTCTCGCCACCCTGGCGATCGTCGTCGTCGGCAGCGCGCTCACCGTGCTGCCACTGCCGTTCACCTGGCTGCTGGTGGGGAGAGCGGCCCAAGGCGTCGGACTCGGTCTCACGGCGCTGATGATGGGCGTGGCCCGCGACCACCTTCCCGAGGAGAGCGGCGCGACCACGATCGCTCTGATCTCAGTGGTCTCCATCATCGGAGCCGGCGTCGGCTACCCGCTGGCCGCGCTGCTCGCCGAGTTCGGAGGCCTGCGGGCCGCCTACGGCCTCGGCCTGCTCGTCACCGCCCTCGCCTTCGTGACCGCGTGGCGCTCCATGCCCGCGGCTCCCCAGGGCCGCACCGCTCGCGTGAACGTGGCCGGTGCGCTCGTCCTGACGGGTGGACTGCTCCTCGCCCTGCTCCTGGCCGGTGAGAGGGGCCTGTGGAGCCGACACCTCGCCCTGGCCGTGGCCCTTGCCATCACCGCGGTACTACTCCTCTGCGGCTGGACCGTTTCCGAACTGCGCACGAAGAATCCCCTGGTCGACGTCCGGGCGGTACGGCACCCGGCGGTCGCCGGGGCGAACATCGCCATGTTCGTCGGCGGCAGCGGCATGTACCTCCTGCTCACGCTCATCACCCGCTACGCGCAGACGCCGCGCGACGCCGGCTACGGCTTCGGGCTGACCACCTTCGCGGCGGGGCTGGTCCTCATCCCGTTCTCCGTGCTGGGGTTCGTCGCCGGCAAGCTCACGCCGCGGGTCCGCGCACGGATCGACGGCCCCCTGCTCCTGGCCGGCAGCGCCGCCATCGTCGGCGGCGGGTTCGTCCTGTTCGCCACCGCCCGGTCCAGCGTGGCCGAACTGCTCGCGGCCATGGGCGTGCTGGGCTTCGGCGTCGGCAGCTTCTCGGCCGCCATGCCCGGCGTCATCCTGGCCGTCACCCCCAAGAGCGAGACGTCGAGCGCCATGAGCTTCAACTACGTCGTCCGCAGCGTCGGGTACTCCCTGGGCAGCGCCATCGGCGGTCTCGTCCTGGCCGCCGGCACCGCCGCGGGCCGGCTGTTCCCCGACGACGACGCCTACACGACCGCGGCGCTGGTCGGCGTCGTCGCGATGGCGATCACGACGATGGCCGGCCTCGCCCTCGCCCGCCGACCCGAGGCCCCTTCGATCACGGCCCCAACCGGCGTGCGGGGCCCGGGCCGGTCGGGTCGGACCGGAAGCTGA
- a CDS encoding SOS response-associated peptidase, protein MCGRYTSTRGPEDLTGLFQVTDWRPSEALAPSWNVAPTDQVYAVLERAGRGDGDEVRRELRVLRWGLVPSWAKDPKAGARMINARVETVHEKPAYRRAFARRRCLLPADGFYEWEPVKDEATGRTRKQPYFIHPADGQVLAMAGLYEYWRDPDVTSDDDPDAWLTTCTIITTEATDEAGRVHPRMPLALTPDHYDAWLDPHHHDTEDLRALLTRPADGRLDARPVSPAVNNVRNNGAHLLDPAT, encoded by the coding sequence ATGTGCGGCCGTTACACCTCGACCCGCGGTCCTGAGGACCTGACCGGACTCTTCCAGGTCACCGACTGGCGTCCCTCCGAGGCGCTGGCGCCCAGTTGGAACGTCGCGCCGACCGACCAGGTCTACGCGGTTCTCGAACGAGCGGGCCGCGGTGACGGTGATGAGGTGCGGCGTGAGTTGCGGGTGCTGCGCTGGGGGTTGGTGCCCTCGTGGGCGAAGGACCCGAAGGCGGGTGCGCGGATGATCAACGCCCGGGTGGAGACCGTGCACGAGAAGCCCGCGTACCGGCGTGCCTTCGCCAGGCGCCGCTGTCTGCTGCCGGCCGACGGCTTCTACGAGTGGGAGCCGGTCAAGGACGAGGCGACGGGCAGGACCCGTAAGCAGCCGTACTTCATCCACCCCGCCGACGGCCAGGTGCTGGCGATGGCAGGTCTGTACGAGTACTGGCGCGACCCCGATGTCACGAGCGACGACGACCCGGACGCCTGGCTGACGACCTGCACGATCATCACGACCGAGGCCACCGACGAAGCAGGGCGCGTGCACCCCCGCATGCCTCTCGCTCTCACCCCGGACCACTACGACGCTTGGCTCGACCCCCACCACCACGACACCGAAGACCTCCGCGCCCTCCTCACCCGCCCCGCTGACGGGCGGCTCGACGCCCGGCCCGTCTCCCCGGCCGTGAACAACGTCCGCAACAACGGTGCCCACCTGCTCGACCCGGCCACCTGA
- a CDS encoding polymorphic toxin type 27 domain-containing protein codes for MRPPRPHRPGARESHGVAEGCSGGPGGRTFNNKEFGTQLPEEMGLGVRPLWTVGVEQAVANGNVRISVSLDGVPGARTPDEALNALITRGEGITIGDWETIRSKGMGTAWEMTKLRSAVRVEDRGWKSIDWWMTDAEGKVVQVYPEKWKYANGTPVAD; via the coding sequence ATCCGGCCGCCCCGACCGCACCGTCCAGGGGCGCGCGAAAGTCATGGCGTCGCTGAGGGCTGTTCTGGCGGGCCCGGCGGGCGCACCTTCAACAACAAGGAATTCGGTACTCAACTGCCGGAGGAGATGGGGTTGGGAGTGCGACCGCTCTGGACGGTGGGAGTGGAGCAGGCGGTGGCCAACGGCAATGTGAGGATCTCGGTGTCCCTCGACGGAGTCCCGGGTGCCAGGACTCCGGACGAGGCGCTGAACGCGCTCATCACGCGAGGAGAGGGGATCACGATCGGCGACTGGGAGACCATCCGGTCGAAAGGCATGGGAACCGCATGGGAGATGACCAAGCTCCGCTCGGCCGTCCGGGTGGAGGACCGCGGCTGGAAGTCCATCGACTGGTGGATGACCGACGCGGAGGGCAAGGTCGTACAGGTCTACCCGGAGAAGTGGAAGTACGCCAACGGCACGCCGGTCGCCGACTGA